Proteins found in one Flavobacterium channae genomic segment:
- a CDS encoding T9SS type B sorting domain-containing protein, with the protein MFQKITYILLLLSSVCYSQLSNKHWIPPLHCRDASAVSDHYLYLSTQETTPFQVTITDGAGNPVGSSPYTLSASAPVTISLGIGQNTKMFVDQQYVNVVLSDRGIILEGNKDFYASFRVRSQNHAEMLVSKGKPGIGTSFRLGHIINELFDDRKSFVASVMATENNTNVQLSDYNPNVTFTTSTGTFNLASQSYTLNAGQSIIFTGYSDTADNLDGAIGALISSNKPIAVNSGNALGGIQSGRADFALDQIVSASQIGNEYIFIEGNGLEDMELPLLVANEDNTEIYINDATIPNAIINAGEYYLVNNNFYQGTTTRNMYVRTSKNVYAYQLLGGGADTATAGLNFIPPLSCFFQNSVMIPDVNRIGTTTYTSDLMILTYASATISINGIAISNTQAQPVLGNTDWVTYRIYNVSGNTTIESTGPLAAGVFGFIGTASGFAGYYSGFGSNPEDTNVSICSNETIDLFEAITGNPGENGTWTLPAGGAPLTNNIFDPTINIAGEYIYEFTKDCNASLTTIPVKVNVTIEQAPNAGTSTTYSTCENANSFDLFTLLGSSVTSGGTWSPTLSSGTGIFNPATDISGVYTYTIPSNGVCDEVSATVTVTNNPIPTIPVITDFNLCDNSLDGDDTNGFVTFDLTQKNTEIETLLPGYSITYHNDNTEAIAASNNITSLYTNNRVVYVRLTNTTNGCYVTASFNLVVNPKPVVNAVVNLKQCDTDNDATTIFNLTQANILISTDTALTFSYHNSLNGANNNNDFVSNEISFLATNGDSVWARIENSNGCFRVSEVNLVVSATTIAQSYRYTIDDVCDDYLSATDPDGDGIGYFNLTEIEPALIALFPVGQSYNFSYYLNQSDAETEQNAITDITNFRNTTPNTQLIWVRIESNLYECAGLGPFLELIVNPLPDTDLGNDFVICIDAVTGIGSQIINATPTTPGSYSYIWTPTNPDGNIAIFNVTSAGTYSVVVTNLNTSCSFTDSINITLSSEPESVSATLITPAFSTGLNTIQTNVIGGFGIYEYSLNAIDWQSSPIFTDLNDGTYTVYVRDIEACGLLTTNIIQTISYPNYFTPNGDGYNDRWMINLPDEYLGLITIYDRYGKLIKQLSPDGNGWDGTYNGALLPSTDYWFKVEYTEDNTRKEFKSHFSLKR; encoded by the coding sequence ATGTTTCAAAAAATTACATATATACTTTTACTACTCTCTAGTGTTTGTTACTCACAGTTAAGCAATAAGCACTGGATTCCACCTTTACATTGTAGAGATGCAAGTGCCGTTAGTGATCATTATTTGTATTTATCTACACAAGAAACAACTCCTTTTCAAGTAACAATAACCGATGGCGCAGGAAATCCTGTTGGTTCAAGCCCATATACTTTATCTGCTAGTGCTCCTGTAACTATAAGCTTAGGTATAGGGCAAAACACAAAAATGTTTGTTGACCAACAATATGTAAATGTTGTTTTAAGTGATCGAGGAATCATATTAGAAGGAAATAAAGATTTTTATGCTAGTTTTAGAGTAAGATCTCAAAATCATGCTGAAATGCTAGTTTCAAAAGGAAAACCCGGAATAGGAACAAGCTTTAGGCTAGGTCACATTATTAATGAATTATTTGATGATAGAAAATCTTTTGTTGCTAGTGTTATGGCCACAGAAAACAATACAAACGTTCAATTATCTGATTATAATCCAAATGTAACTTTTACTACTAGTACAGGAACATTTAACTTAGCTTCTCAAAGTTATACATTAAACGCTGGGCAAAGTATCATTTTCACAGGATATAGTGATACGGCTGACAACTTAGATGGCGCAATTGGAGCTTTAATAAGTTCGAATAAACCAATAGCTGTTAATAGTGGTAATGCTTTAGGTGGAATTCAAAGTGGAAGAGCTGATTTTGCTCTTGACCAAATAGTATCCGCGTCACAAATTGGCAATGAATATATCTTTATTGAAGGTAATGGACTTGAAGACATGGAATTACCTTTACTTGTTGCAAATGAAGATAACACCGAAATTTATATTAATGATGCAACTATACCAAATGCTATAATTAATGCAGGGGAGTATTATTTAGTTAACAATAATTTTTATCAAGGAACCACAACTAGAAATATGTATGTAAGAACATCAAAAAATGTTTACGCATATCAATTATTGGGTGGTGGAGCCGACACTGCTACTGCGGGTCTTAATTTTATACCACCATTAAGTTGTTTCTTTCAAAATTCGGTTATGATTCCTGATGTAAATAGGATTGGCACCACAACTTATACATCAGATTTAATGATATTAACTTACGCTTCGGCAACAATATCAATAAATGGCATTGCTATTTCTAATACACAAGCACAGCCTGTACTTGGAAATACTGATTGGGTTACTTATCGAATTTATAATGTTTCAGGAAACACTACTATTGAGTCAACAGGACCTTTAGCAGCAGGTGTTTTTGGATTTATTGGAACAGCTTCTGGTTTTGCAGGTTATTATTCTGGTTTTGGAAGTAATCCTGAAGACACAAACGTTTCTATTTGTTCTAATGAAACTATTGATCTTTTTGAAGCCATTACTGGAAATCCAGGAGAAAACGGTACCTGGACACTTCCTGCAGGTGGAGCTCCTTTAACTAATAATATTTTTGATCCCACAATAAATATTGCTGGTGAATATATTTACGAATTCACAAAAGATTGTAATGCATCTTTAACCACCATTCCTGTCAAAGTAAACGTCACCATTGAGCAAGCACCAAATGCAGGAACAAGCACAACGTATTCAACTTGTGAAAATGCAAATTCATTTGATTTATTTACTTTACTAGGAAGTAGCGTAACTTCAGGAGGAACTTGGTCACCAACACTTTCTTCTGGAACAGGGATTTTTAATCCAGCCACAGATATTTCAGGTGTTTACACTTATACAATCCCTTCAAATGGTGTTTGTGATGAAGTATCCGCGACTGTAACTGTGACAAACAATCCTATTCCAACAATTCCCGTGATAACAGATTTCAACTTATGCGATAATAGTTTAGACGGAGATGACACAAATGGATTTGTAACTTTTGATTTAACTCAAAAAAACACTGAAATTGAGACTCTACTTCCAGGCTATAGCATTACATATCACAATGACAATACAGAAGCAATAGCTGCAAGCAATAATATAACTAGCTTATATACTAACAATAGAGTCGTATATGTTAGACTTACTAACACAACAAATGGTTGTTATGTGACCGCTTCTTTCAACTTAGTTGTAAATCCAAAACCAGTTGTAAACGCTGTAGTTAATTTAAAACAATGTGATACTGATAATGATGCTACAACAATATTCAATTTAACACAAGCAAACATATTAATATCGACTGATACTGCTTTAACTTTCTCATATCACAATTCATTAAATGGAGCAAATAACAATAATGATTTTGTATCAAATGAAATTTCTTTTTTAGCAACAAATGGTGATTCCGTTTGGGCACGAATTGAAAATTCAAATGGTTGTTTTAGAGTTTCCGAAGTTAATCTAGTTGTATCAGCTACCACTATTGCTCAATCTTATAGATACACTATTGACGATGTTTGTGACGATTATTTAAGTGCAACCGATCCTGATGGTGATGGAATAGGATATTTTAATTTAACAGAGATAGAACCTGCTCTTATAGCTCTATTCCCTGTTGGTCAATCCTACAACTTTAGTTATTATTTAAATCAATCTGATGCAGAGACTGAACAAAATGCAATAACAGATATTACTAATTTTAGAAATACAACTCCCAACACACAACTTATCTGGGTACGAATAGAAAGTAATTTATACGAATGTGCTGGATTAGGACCGTTTTTAGAATTAATTGTTAATCCATTACCAGATACCGATTTAGGAAACGATTTTGTAATCTGTATTGATGCTGTAACAGGAATTGGTTCTCAGATTATCAATGCAACACCTACTACACCTGGAAGTTACAGCTACATATGGACTCCAACTAATCCTGATGGAAATATAGCAATTTTTAATGTAACAAGTGCTGGCACTTATTCTGTTGTTGTTACTAATTTAAACACTTCGTGTAGCTTTACAGATAGTATCAATATAACATTATCATCAGAACCAGAAAGTGTTAGTGCAACCTTAATTACTCCAGCATTTTCTACAGGATTGAATACTATTCAAACTAATGTAATTGGCGGTTTTGGTATTTATGAATACAGTTTAAATGCTATCGATTGGCAATCAAGTCCAATCTTTACAGATTTAAATGATGGAACTTACACAGTATACGTTAGAGACATTGAAGCTTGTGGATTATTGACAACAAATATTATTCAAACAATTTCATATCCTAATTATTTTACACCAAATGGAGATGGATATAATGACAGATGGATGATTAATCTTCCTGACGAATATTTAGGATTGATAACAATTTACGATCGTTATGGCAAATTAATTAAGCAATTAAGTCCAGATGGAAATGGTTGGGACGGAACATACAATGGAGCACTTCTACCATCAACCGATTATTGGTTCAAAGTGGAATACACTGAAGATAATACAAGAAAAGAATTTAAATCACATTTTAGTTTAAAGAGATAA